ATCTTGCGGTAGCCCGAGCTCCGCGCGCAGTTCTTCGGGTGTCCCGGTCACGTCGTCGAATTTTGGATGGATCGGCTGGCCCAGCAAGCGTAGTCGCGACGGCGAGATGCCTCGAGAGAGCGCCCGCTCGTACACTTCGCGAGCCGGCACGACCACCGCGTCGGCTTCAGGCGTTAGCCACGATTCGTGGACCTTGCCCAGATCCGTGATCACGGTGACGATCGGGATGTGCTGCATGTGAGCGTCGGCCCGGGCTCGCAGCGCCGCATGGTTGAGCAGCGGGTGGACCGAGACGATCACGTCCGGGCGATAGCTGGTAAACAGATCGCGGAGCCGCTCGCGATAGAGGGGCTCGCAGAAGCGGACCAGGGCCCGATAGCGACGGCGTCCGTTGGTCGCATAGTAGAGCGCGCCATAGACCGGAGGAGCGTAGCGCAGGGCCATGCTGTAGCCCAGGCCGAGCTGGGTGAGGGGGAAGGCACAGTGGGCGGCGACGTCTTCGATCCGATGCTCGAACGGGTACGGCTCCTCGATCTCGTCCAGGGCTGCCGTGATCGCGTTGGACGCGCTCCTGTGGCCGCCGCCGGTGTCCGAGATCAGAAAGAGTGCCCGTTTGGTCATCTAGTCTCCGTTACACTTGGATCGGCGCCCGCGCTTTACTGCGGCGACGCACGGCGGCATTACGCATCCGCCGGCTCGTAGGGGCAAGTTTGGCTAAAAGGGCCCGAGCCGGAGCGTCGTAAAAGCGAAAGATGTCGCCAAACTCGATGTCGGGGTTTCGGTGGTGGCCGTCGTGGTCCTCGGGGAGAACCAACCCGAGCGGTCGCAAGATGGCTTTTACCCATCCTGGCGTGACCCAACCCAGCTCCGTGGTATGGCGCCACCAGACGTGCAGTTGGCCGATCAGCAGGCCGGCGATCGCGCCCGGCCAGGAGATGCGCCAAACCAAGGCAGCGACCACCAGGTAGGGGACGGCCCCTAGAATGCCGTCGAGCAGCACTTCGTAGTTGGTCGAGAGCACGGCGTGGTCCCAGTAAGACCGGC
This Candidatus Dormiibacterota bacterium DNA region includes the following protein-coding sequences:
- a CDS encoding glycosyltransferase, producing the protein MTKRALFLISDTGGGHRSASNAITAALDEIEEPYPFEHRIEDVAAHCAFPLTQLGLGYSMALRYAPPVYGALYYATNGRRRYRALVRFCEPLYRERLRDLFTSYRPDVIVSVHPLLNHAALRARADAHMQHIPIVTVITDLGKVHESWLTPEADAVVVPAREVYERALSRGISPSRLRLLGQPIHPKFDDVTGTPEELRAELGLPQDRMVVMLMAGGEGGGKLLPTTLALARARLPIELLVVCGRNEPLKQRLLELAPSLPTKLHVLGFTDKIPEYFHAVDLLVTKAGPGSLAEANAAQLPVVVYDYVPGQERGNVDFVRSNGLGAVAIHGAAEVVQAVRNLIRTPERLAQIRRNQEVVAPVRSSRRIAALISQIANSHTIPAQEHLVPGALKAVASL
- a CDS encoding fatty acid hydroxylase, which gives rise to MVVVLAAFVVLVAGDFASTFFYHVPQHLWFTLHLRTHHDRRRSYWDHAVLSTNYEVLLDGILGAVPYLVVAALVWRISWPGAIAGLLIGQLHVWWRHTTELGWVTPGWVKAILRPLGLVLPEDHDGHHRNPDIEFGDIFRFYDAPARALLAKLAPTSRRMRNAAVRRRSKARAPIQV